A stretch of DNA from Marmota flaviventris isolate mMarFla1 chromosome 16, mMarFla1.hap1, whole genome shotgun sequence:
gttTTCTGATGTTGAATGAGATGATCTTTGCGCCAGAAGGATTTTTCACATTCATTACACTGGTATGTCTTCTCCCCACTATGAGTTCTTTGATGTATTCTAAGGTTAGATTTCTGGCCAAAAGTTTTTCCACATTCATTACAATGAAAGGATTTCTCCCCTGTGTGAATTCTGTGATGATCTCTGAGGGTCGACTTCTGAACAAAAGTTTTCCCACACTCaatacattcatagggtttctctcctgtgtggatTCTCAGATGTCCCCTGAGGGTTGACTTTTGGACAAATGTCTTCCCACATTCATTACACTTATAGGGTTTCTCTGCTGTGTGAATTCTTTGATGTGTATTGAGGTGGGACTTTTGGGAGAAAGTttttccacattcattacattcaaatggtttctctcctgtgtgagttCTCTGGTGCTGAATGAGATGGCCTTTCTGACAAAAGGATTTCCCACATTCACTACATCTATAGGGTTTCATGTCAGAGTGAGTTCTCTGCTTTACTTTGCAGGTTAGTGTCTGATAAGACCtcttattttcatattcaaaGGATTTATCCCCAGTGTGTATTCTGTCGATACATACTGATGGATTCTCTCCTGCGACAGTTCTCTGAGGCTGAATGAGGTTTGACTGCTTGCTGAAATAATGTCTAAGGGCATTAGGTTCATGATACTTCATAGCAGTGTTAAATTTACTGTGTTCCTCCAGGGCTGACTTCTCAAAGGAAGACTTTCCACACTGGTGAAGACATAGGGGTTTCTCCCTGGTGTTAATTTGTCTATGGTCAAAAAGAGTTATCTTATGAAGGTTTTTCCTACATTCACCACCACCTTTACaggaattttcttctttgtgaaaacTCTTATGTGTAACAAAGTCAGCTTTCTCACAGGTTTTTCCCATCTTATTACCTTCAAGATCTTGCTCCAATGTTTGAAACTTCTTATGATCAAGAGTTTCCTTATAACTGAGGGCTTGCATGTTTTTATTGTATTCATAAAagttctctccagtatgagttctgcCAAACTTAATTTTGAAAGGCAAATTCTCACATACATTATGGCAATCTGTTTTCTTTGTTgaacagtttttattattttggacaaattcagaaatattttgaaaattcactcCCCATGATTTACATCTGCAGGACAGTTTTGCTGAACAAACTGGAGCTGTATGCTGGGTAAATGGTTTCTCCcaaatttcctctctctctctagtcAATGTTTTACTTTTGATGAATATTATCTGTTTTAAGtgtttgtctttgattttcttgTTCCTCTTGATCAAGTCATCAACTTTGTAATtttctaaaacaagaaaaattgaaCACATGAAGTAAATACTTCTTATGAGTAGGATTTATGCACATAGTCTGTTTTATTGAGTTCTCAAAACCTAATAAttcaaatatatgtgtatgtgcaacCAACTCTCCttttaacaataatattaatatagagCAAACGGGAGAGGAAACTGTTTACGAATACTATTTGTAGTAAATGAGTATTTCCTAAGtacataaaagaaaggaaaggaaatagaaaatagtcTCACAGGGGTGGTTACTAGGCTTCAGAAAAAGTGGAGAATAGAATGAATACAACAAAGACTATAAACTTCAGTAGAGTAttaaaaattgggaaaatatacatgaaatagaCTCAATATGGAAAAAGTTTGGTTTGGGAAGTAAATTGCAGGCTAGGTGCAGATATTACCTAGACTACAATGAACTATATTGTTTAAATTCTTCCAATTGGATATCACTCATTTCCATCAACTTTTCAATAGTAAATGTATAACAGCACCAATTTCCATACGATTATGAAAAAGTTTTTAGCTATCTTACAGTTATGATTCACAGAAATACAAgcaatatatgaattatatatgtgtgtgtgtatatatgtaattttttaaaattatagatagacacaagacctttatttatttttatgtggtgctgaggttcaaataTGCTAGGCagaccctctaccactgagctacagccctagccctgcaatatataaattgattaaaagaaaatccaTTCTTGCAACTTAATTAGATTCACAGTTCCATTTTGGTTCtcatcttttattaattttgtcaTAACACAACAATAAGCGAAGTTGACTCCATCCTGAGTTTCCACATTTCAATGTGACACACGAGTtcaattttaaatgagaaatcatGAAAGAGAAATCATAAGAAAGGTCCAgattttttatgtattctaaatGATTGTCTTGATAATTTATATTGCAAAATATGTAACTTGTCACTTATGTTCCACCCATTAAAACTAAGTATCATAGGTTAGACTGGAATTTCCCCCaaggctcatatgttgaaggcttgctTCCCAACAGAGAAATGTTCAAAGGTAGGGGCTTTGGGGGAGTGATCAGATCATAAATGCTCTGATctcatcaggggattaactcactggtagctgaatggactactgagaggtggtggaaaccaTAGGCAGTAAGTCACTGGGCTAAGCCCTAGAGGGGTATTTCTTAAAACTTAGCTCATTCCACTCTCTGATttccttcccagctgccatgaggtgaacagctttgctTCTGCCAGAcccttccaccctgatgttctgcttcacctcaggcccacagcaatgCAGTCTgtcaacctctgaaactgagccaaaataaatctgtcCTTAGGTTGTTCatatcagatattttggtcaaagCAAAAAAAGCTAACATGGCATGGAATAATACATAAGTGCATGAAACTTTCATGTGTAACATTACAGTGATATGTATGTATTGATAATTTGTTGGGTTAATCTTTATAATCATTGCACAGAATTTCATGTGGCTAcataatttttccttaaaaaatacagCTATTTCTCCACCTGGTGGCTAATGAGCCAAATTTcagcaaatataaacaatacTCCCATTAATATTATTACATATACTAGAGAATACAATTATACATTTGGTAGGGTATACAGAGATCAAAGGGCTTGCTTGCTTATAATGTAAGCAAAACATAACCAGACTAGGTGGCATGTTCCTGACTTCACAATAATTTTACAAGTTTACACTTCCAATCTATGAATACTGGTCTCTCATAATTCATATCCCCACCAGGACTTGGTATAGCCAGATTTGGCAATCTTATCTTACAtctcttatttcactttgcagtctataaaaaataatgtgataaattttcagatttactgaccctttaaaaatttcctgttctgagctggggatgtagctcagttggtagagtacttgccgctaatgcacaaggccctgggttcaatccccagcaccaccataaataaataaataaataaataaatctaaaataaatattttctgttaaaaGTCTTATGcccatttttcttaatatatatatatttttaattgttgatagaccttttatattatttatttatatgaggtgctgagaattgaacccaatgcctaaATATgtcaggcaagtgtgctaccgctgagcccctgCCCTAGTCCTTATGCCCATTTTTCAATTGTGTTGTCTCCCTCTTCTCACATTGATTTATGGAAATCCTTTACATTTTCAGGAAGCTTACTCTGTCTAGGTTACTTTCACTATATTCCAATTCTGCTATTCTGTGGTCTTTTAcccttttaaaagatatattttaaaacgAAGTTTTAAACTTTAATGGAGTCAGATTtattaatcatttccttttgatTAATTGTTTTTACAACTTTGATCTTTTAATAAAAGTTTCATGATACAAAGGTGTTCACTTGTAAACTGACCGTCTGGAGTATAACTACTGCAAACAGATCTGTTCAGTAACTCACCTGGGTCATTTTGGTTTGAACTTTCCTCCTCTGAGAACCAAGGTACTTCTCCTTGCTCCAACTTGAGGACCACCTCTGGTTTGAAAATGCAGTACCCTATGAATATGGAACAATTGAGGGCTTAGGCCAGATACATGAGCATTCTGTTTTCCAAAAGTGGAAGAAGGTATAGCTTCAGGAGCAGAATCCTCAAAGTGACATTTGAATTTATCACTGAAAGCTGACAACACATTCTCTGTGGTACTCTTAAAAGTTCAGTTACTTTGGATTCTTGAATGAAAATCCTAAATAACATGAAACTTGCTAGGTGTTCATACATGATGGTAAGTAAAAAGGAAGTGCCTTCTCCCGGCATTGCGAGGGTAAGTTAGGCTTATATGCTCACCCAGAGAGACAAGGTGGCTGTAGTTCTCCAGCATCACCTCTCTGTACAGGGTCCTCTGAGCAGGACCCATGTGCTGCCACTCCTCCTGGGTGAGTTCCACAGTCACGTCGCGGAATGACACTGAGGCCTGGAACAACACATTTTGTTTCATCTGTAAGGTCCAGAATTAGAAACAGACATAGAAAATACTCATAAAAATGATTCTTATTATATTTACTATAAAGAGGTTAAAATGACTATAAACAAAGTCTATTCTGAATTTGATATTATCTCATTCTTTGAAGTTACTCGATTAGTAAAAACATAATAattcatgtgtatatatttttaagtcataAACATGAACTACCAATAGATGTTAGtaatattttggcattttaaattattttttatagtcaGAAGATGTAAAATACCATCAGAGACTTGCAATTGTTGATAgtgaaaatatttactacctgATAATTTATAGGAAAATTTGCTAATCTCTACACCAAAAAATCtgatttaaggaaaaataatcagcacaaaagcaacaacaaagaaaacattttatataaaaagaaatagggggctgaggctgtggctcagcggtagagcgctcgcctagcatgtgtgatgaggccctgggttcggtcctcaacgccacataaaaataaataaacaaacaaaataaaggtattgtgtttaaaaaaaagctttaaaaaaaaagaaataggtagattgaaattaaaaggataaaaaaactgtcatttaatcattttccaaaagaaagtTGATGTGGTTATATTAGTATAGAGAAAAGTAGATTATAAGGTAAGAAAGCATGATAAAAGTTGACAAGTAACAACCTAGAATGATAAAATGATCCTTTCAACAGGATATATATAACAAACATAAACAGGTATGCACTAGAAAATAGAGctttcaaatacaaaaaattgtTATTATTCACAAATTATGTAATTGTGAACTCAATCCTTCACTTAGGTTTATTAGTAACCTCAAAATGAATATTCATAGTTATCTGTGGTCACTCTTGGTCATCTGTAGAATAACACAAAATTTGAGTTTCCCCAGGTGAGGTTGAATAAAATGATGTTTTTTGGCCTTTTATTTTAGTTCTGATGAAGTGGGACAGAAGAAGCTAGATaatgaggaattttcaggaatcAGGTTTATTGACCACAGGATTCAGAGGTGGCTCGTCTAAGAATTCTTCCTTTGAACAAAGATTTTGTAAGACTTTTGAACTTTATACTCAGCTGGAGGGGAGTAGGGGGGTGTTGGAGGTTCACATGACAAATGCTCTCTATTCCATCCCCTAGACCAGACACAGGTTTCACaagtttttaattaagaaaatagaaatatattttttttttacatgtttgcAAACTAACTCTGTCACACCTTTTGTGTacaaacctggcatttacaagaaagaggtaACTACCAACCACAATAACCTCTGCAGACATCCTGCTGACATGACAAGAGGAGAAGCTTAGTCATGGCAAGGGTGGAGGTACTTCATCTGCTTCACTGAAACTGTAAACAAGTATCACTTTCTTAGTTTATTTAGTTCcacattatttgcatttttgtgctttttctcaatgatttcacttttttaaaatggcctctgctatggtttggagATAAGGTGTCCCCCGAAACTCCTGTGTTAATATAAGAATAttgaggtgaaatgatgagattatgaAAGCCATAAACCTactcagttcatcctagtttgaatggactgactaggtGTAGAGGTAGACAGGgaatggctggaggaaatggtcactggggacatgccctggaagggtaccTCTCTCCCGTGGACTCTACTTcaacctctctgcttcctggctgccatgaatggaagtgctcctccaccacatccttccaTCACGACGTTCagcctcacttgggcccagagcaatggggttgGTAGACCACGGactaaacctctggaactgtgagtcAAACTTTTTTGCCTCTGAGATGTTCTTATTGGATATTTTGGTTACAGAGACAAAAAGCTGCCTAATATAGCCTACTTGTGTGATATTGATGGACTGTCTAGTGTTCTTAAGATAGGAAGGATTGGATATGCTCCATGGAGAAAACATTTGAGCTAGGTAAGCTTTGTTCAGGCCTTAGCTATGGTGTGCTGTTGGCTGTTAGCCCAATGTTTATAAATcaacaatattattaaataaaatgtctttaaacagaaacatgaCAAGATTACATATTGACTGGCTTAAGAAAATGTGACCAGAGATTTGCAGGAACCAAACCCTGTATATCCCTCCTTAGTCATGGTTCAGTATTTTACTAATTCAGTATTTATGGTGACTTTAATAGAACATTACAACTGAGGATAACAGGGaattgcttatatatatataaaaaaaggctaaaaaatgataaaaaggcaATTAGTGATATTAATAGAACTCTTCCAGTAATACAGAAAAGCAGATCGAAAGAACTAACAAGGACATAGAATAGGAATCATCAACTTACAATTCAAAAGCCAAATCTAGCTcatcatctgtttctttttataaatgaagaaaaacatcatCACCACTACCAGtacttttttttgtaaataaagttttattggaacacagacaTAATCACATATTTTGcttactcaaaaaacaaaatagaaaacatgtcTCAGTGAtacagaaaaagacaaataaataaatctggagAGACCTTTCAGTAATTAAAATTCTCCCAAACAGAAAGCCCCAAACCAAATGGCTTCACTGGtaaatctaccaaattatttaaagaatggATTATAACACTTCTCTAATTCTCCCCAAAATAAAAGGGAAACACATCCTAATTCAATCTATTCAGTTACCTTGAACTAAAGCCAGACataagaaaactatagatcaaCATCACTTATGTATATAGGTGTAAAAGACTTCAACATAATACCAGCATAATAAAAAGGATGACAAATGTTCCTCTATATACAGTGGCCTGACTTGTCTGTTTTAACTTCATGATGGGAAAGTGATTTACATGCTGTAGAAATTGTATTTTAGTATATAACACAGactttgtgttagatgatttttgTCCAAGGTGTGAATGTTCTGAGCATGCTTAAGGTAGCCTAGGCTAAGCTTTGATGTTCACTAAATTAGTGTATTACGGGCAATTTGGACTTATGATATCACATTTTCAATGTATAATGGGTTTATTGGGACACAACATACAGTAAGTATAATTTGCTGCATAACTGCAATGTGACTTGCCATAAGAAAATCAATGTAATACATCACATTGatagaataaaggaaatataCCACATGATAATCTTTGCAAACAACACAGTAGGAACAGAAGGGAACTTCCTCAACATAATAAGAAACATTTATGAGAAACTGATGTTAACACCAAACATGGGGCCAAAAGACAGAATGTTTCCCCTAAAGATGAGGAACAAGACAAAGAAGGCAAGCTTTAATCATTTCTATTCAGTGCACTAGAAGACCTAGCCATCTTAAATaggcaagaaaggaagaaaaaagtcattcaaattggaaagaaaaaatctCTCTATTCATATACCAAATGATTTAATATAGATAATATTGAAGAATCCACAAAAATTGTTAATGTTGCTTATTAAATTCAGAGGAATTGTAGGATACTaaagaatacacaaaaataatttgcatCTCTATACAGACAATGAACAATTTAAGAAAATACTTCTATttacaatagaataaaatataatcaaacaTTTAGGAATAAATTAAGAATTTATTCTAGTGCATGAACactagaaaacatttttgaaagaattaaaaacctAATAAATGAAAGGGCATTCTATGTGCATAATTGGAAGATTTATATTAAGATGGCAATTTTCCTATGAGTGATTTACAATTCAATGAAATCTGTATCCATATTCCAAAGGCATTTTGGCAGAATGTCAATCCTCAAATTCACAGAATTTTCAAGGAACCCTAAAtagtcaaaacaatcttgaaaaaaaaaaaaaaaaagctggaagaCTTGTATTTTCTTAGTAATTTAGATAGTGTGATAGTAGCATAAATACAGTCACGTGGATCCATCTGGTAGAACTGAAAACCAAGAAGTAAACCCAGATATCAATCATTTAATAGGGAGAAATAGCCTCATGAAGAATTAATATAGTTCCTGAAGAGGGTGATATTGTAGGAGAAGCCTGACATCCTCTTCTCTCTGTCACAGCCCACTGCCCTTCTACCAAGAGACCCAAGAACAGAGCCAAGTGGATGCAGTATCCATGACCTTGGGCTTATAGCGCTGAGAGCCCAAAGacctctttataaattacccaatttcaggtattttgttatagcaacaaaaacaataGATTAGGACATACCTTCCTTAGCCTGCTCTTAAAAGGTTAAGAACCTCCACGCTTTGTAACAGCTATAGTACCACCCATTCTTTAGGGCTGACATCATCCTCTTCACCTCTCCCCCTTTGATCAACTGAGCCTACATCATGCATCTTATCTCCCTTCGTTGACAAACTGTCAACCTCAACTTGTTTTAGTCATCTGAAAAATTGTTTTAACAAAATCCCAACTTGGTCCAAGATATTCTACTAACAGTGAGGGAAAAGGAGAAGCAATACACTGCATTACCTCAGGGCTGTTATTGGGAAGATTTTTTACTATCACTTACATGAAGACCAACAAAGACACTTTTCTCAATTTTATGAAGTTTAGATTCCGCAAGGGTTCAGTCTGGCTTAAGTCTCTCCTAAAGACAAATCTTTAAACAAATACTGTCAGCTATGGATATGAGAAAGGTCAGAATGAAAATGGCAGCAGCACTTTGCAAAATCTCAATCAGAGGATCTGCACTTTCTACACACAAACTCTGCTGTGTTTTCATGAGTTTTTCTATATCCTATCTGAAAGGTTCTGGTCCattctcatttttacttttccACATTGACAGACCCTTAAATACTATAAATCCACGATACAAAGGTTGTTGATTAAAAACTCACCTGAGATAGGTTCATTTTCTGTCGCTCTTGGAAGAGAGTTGAGAACTGAGAAGGATGACCTGGGGGTAAGGACATAGTCGTTAGGGGTCTGGTCAGGTTCGTACTGCCCTCCCGAAGTGTGTCATTAGGCCAGCAGGCGAAGCCCACCCAGGACACGGGTCTGGAACCCGGAGAGCGCAGAACGCAAGGGCAGACAGCACCTCCCGAGTCTGTGCGGCCACGACCGCCACGTGCGAATATCCCCTCTTCCACTGGGTGACTGTGAGTCCTTTTTCCTATTAATTCATCCTAAATGTGTCTTCTTTTATCGAGGGCTGAAAAAGTTAAAGTTCATGTGACCATTTTACTAACATTACTCATATCGATTGAAAACTaatagaaaactggaaaaaaaaaatagctgcttAAGGGTGGAACGCTCCACGTTTTCCGTTCCAGTTCCGTGCACTTCTTCCAACCGGCCCGGGCAGGCGCGGGGTGCCGTCGGAGGGCGCGGCCCAGGGCTGGCCCCAGGCGGTCTCCGGCCGGCACCGCGGGCTCGCGGTGGAGGGCAGAGCGCCCCGCGCACTCACCGTCCCCGCAGCGGCCCGCAGCGCCTGCCGCCCCGCAATCCGGGAGGGCTTCTGGATGCGGCGACATCCCCGGGCCGGCCCAGGGCAAGGGTAGGAGGCCGGGCCTGGCTCGCACCGCGAGGGCGCGCCGGACACGAGCACGTGGCCCCACGCGGCTCCGGAGGCCTCGCCGAGGCGCGCGCCCGACGCTTGGCCGCGCGAAGAGACGCGGCGGCTGTGGGCCAGCCCGTGCTTCTGCGCACGCGCGGAGGCAGCCCACACCCAGAAGGCTGCTCGGCACCATGCGGACTACACTTCCCATAAGGCCACAATCCAGGTGTCATGcttaggatttttattttcctttggaagGTTTAGTTGGGGACAACCTGTTACAGACAGCCTATCCTGATACCAGAAATCCAGGTTCTGCCACAGCCCCAGAGGTTATAAGGAATTGTTGTCCTAGTGGCACATACAGTGTGTAGTCCTTGATCTCATTTAGTTGCAGAAAAGAGGAGCTAGAAACTCTAGTTGGGAACAATTGGGGAAATTAGCAAATGGCCTGGACATTAGAAATATCGAGGAAAGTTGCCATGACTTTCGTTTATTGGGATCACGTAGGTAATTTTACACATTATTAAAGAACTGCATGTTTAAGTGCTTTGTGTTGTACTATACAATTGtgacttttaataaaataacaacTGGAAAAGGCAAGACATGACTTTCTACCTCTAGCGCTGAGAATATAACTTGGTGGTAATGTGTATGTTTAGCAAgtctgaggtcctgggtttaatatCAGACACTTccaaagaagagggagaaaaaaatccacCTTTAGAATATGGGTATTCTCATTTtactattacttttaaaattgattttattttttaaagtacatgacagcggaatacattacaattcttataacacatatagaacacaatttttcatatctctgtatataaagcttattcacaccaattcatgtcttcatatgtgtacttttgataatgatgtccatcacattccaccattattgcGGATCCCCtgtgccctcccttcccctcccacccctctgccctatctagagtttgtctattcctcccatgctccccctccctaccctactatgagtcagtcaccttatatcagggaaaacattcggcatttgtctTTTTGGAATTGGCTCTCATTTTACTATTTtctgtgtttgaaaaaaaattattataaagtttataaaacgTGGACTATCATGTTACAAGTGTGCCTTTGAACTCGAGCTGccaagagaaaacaaatataaatagctTTTTTGAGTAAAGAAAGCTataatatgatatgtcaagagctttgtaatgttttgaacaaccaataataataataataataaaaagaaagctgtAAAATGTAACAAATCCTAGAAAATGGAGTCCATTGTTTTAAATACAGGAATAGTACCTATGATCCTTAAGTAACCCCATTGATATTACATCATACCTGAAAGTATACAAAATCCTACAAAAGAAAACAGTATACAATTATGCACATCTTGGGGGAAAAACTTGCCTAAATCTTATATATGCACACTTCTGAAATTAGGAATCATGTTAGAAACCTCTGGATATATTTTATGACATCCTTTTTACtaatacacatgtgtgtgtgcagttttCATCATTGATACTTCATGACAGGTGATTTTATTTGGCAATGATAAACATGAATGAGTTTTGATTAGCaagaaaaagacaattatttttacCAGTTCGTGTAATTTATATGAATCAAGGTACAAAATTTTAGTGTTGACATTAATAAAACTTCAATAAATATCAGATgaaatagtatatttaaaaaattccaatcaGCAT
This window harbors:
- the Znf510 gene encoding zinc finger protein 510; amino-acid sequence: MNLSQASVSFRDVTVELTQEEWQHMGPAQRTLYREVMLENYSHLVSLGYCIFKPEVVLKLEQGEVPWFSEEESSNQNDPENYKVDDLIKRNKKIKDKHLKQIIFIKSKTLTREREEIWEKPFTQHTAPVCSAKLSCRCKSWGVNFQNISEFVQNNKNCSTKKTDCHNVCENLPFKIKFGRTHTGENFYEYNKNMQALSYKETLDHKKFQTLEQDLEGNKMGKTCEKADFVTHKSFHKEENSCKGGGECRKNLHKITLFDHRQINTREKPLCLHQCGKSSFEKSALEEHSKFNTAMKYHEPNALRHYFSKQSNLIQPQRTVAGENPSVCIDRIHTGDKSFEYENKRSYQTLTCKVKQRTHSDMKPYRCSECGKSFCQKGHLIQHQRTHTGEKPFECNECGKTFSQKSHLNTHQRIHTAEKPYKCNECGKTFVQKSTLRGHLRIHTGEKPYECIECGKTFVQKSTLRDHHRIHTGEKSFHCNECGKTFGQKSNLRIHQRTHSGEKTYQCNECEKSFWRKDHLIQHQKTHTGEKPFQCNECGKTFARTSTLRVHQRIHTGEKPFKCNECGKKFVRKAILCDHQRIHTGEKPFQCNKCGKTFGQKSNLRIHQRIHSGEKAYECSEYGKVYKSTLLTLKWKQAADPVLSLQMLPPVSIIVLADLRTGEQAQQPGVVDRSPQLEEGPSRRLRLHGRQTCDLENKPSDSPER